In one Tachysurus fulvidraco isolate hzauxx_2018 chromosome 16, HZAU_PFXX_2.0, whole genome shotgun sequence genomic region, the following are encoded:
- the si:dkey-174m14.3 gene encoding brain-enriched guanylate kinase-associated protein isoform X2: MRADVHTHNMKKIYIGKTGLKSSRAGCKHQKKSSLQEQKDELRKRLSFTTQKLELLESEFDSTRQYLETELRRAQEELDKFTDKLRRIQSSYSALQRINQDLEDKIHRTTQHHDDEKRALSQEIIVLNTHLMEAKITIEKLKEDNLPADFLERLSLHIEDSSPICRSPYSDPIPSSALSNVLEKPEEASRSPSPTRHELHEPREHPGFLIGTPVSGNERLGLGLRGVAKCDVYSSDTALYCPDERRRERRPSVDLHRFPHFNTSVGGASSSYSSFSGGGSEEKGAEPPYSTTSSPQHHGIYMEWRDGVEYEHKSDDSWERESPSAFSVSHVYQNGGSPLYSGAMSCYSEPYEPLPPSTSPSVNYGDSRRGSALVPEEEEEPEEEQEVLIGRWRRLSVEDVSAHSFCSAGRASPYSFSEQHFSVRPAKIRLGPLYSSFQEGSDAYRHHGAALLDQFSSTDLRNTHLYSTEDETQEVEQQVAGLEQEYEDEEVDVSPNSSNESLEIGSMDIGAELQSFQQDRISTSPQERSSPTTQAASQYQTFTNLGLTRKDSLTKAQLYGTLLN; the protein is encoded by the exons ATGAGAGctgatgttcacacacacaacatgaagAAGATCTACATCGGCAAAACGGGCCTGAAGAGCTCACGGGCCGGCTGTAAGCACCAGAAGaaaag ctctttGCAGGAGCAGAAGGATGAGCTAAGGAAGCGTTTGTCCTTCACCACCCAAAAGTTGGAGTTGTTGGAGAGTGAGTTTGACTCCACGAGGCAGTACCTCGAGACAGAACTGCGCAGAGCTCAAGAGGAACTTGACAAATTCACTGATAAACTAAGgag AATACAGAGCAGTTATTCGGCATTACAGAGGATTAATCAGGACCTGGAGGACAAAATCCACCGAACG ACCCAACATCATGATGATGAGAAGCGAGCTCTCAGTCAAGAGATCATTGTccttaacacacacctgatgGAGGCAAAGATCACTATCGAGAAGCTTAAAGAGGACAAT tTGCCGGCGGATTTTCTGGAACGTCTGAGTCTGCACATTGAGGATTCCTCTCCAATCTGTCGCTCGCCGTATTCCGACCCCATTCCCTCCTCTGCACTGTCTAATGTTTTGGAGAAACCAGAGGAAGCGTCACGTTCCCCGAGTCCAACACGGCATGAGCTCCACGAGCCTCGCGAGCACCCGGGCTTCCTGATCGGCACCCCTGTGAGTGGAAACGAGCGGTTGGGTCTGGGATTGAGGGGCGTGGCTAAGTGTGATGTTTACAGCAGTGACACGGCACTGTACTGCCCAGACGAGCGACGTCGTGAGCGCAGGCCCAGTGTTGACCTGCACCGCTTTCCGCATTTTAACACCTCTGTGGGTGGAGCCTCTAGCTCCTACTCCAGTTTCAGTGGAGGTGGGTCTGAAGAAAAAGGGGCCGAGCCTCCTTACAGCACCACCTCCTCACCTCAACACCATGGGATCTACATGGAGTGGCGAGATGGTGTTGAGTATGAGCACAAAAGTGACGATTCCTGGGAAAGAGAAAGTCCAAGCGCCTTCAGTGTATCTCATGTTTACCAAAACGGCGGCTCTCCTCTCTACAGTGGCGCAATGTCGTGTTACAGTGAGCCATACGAGCCCCTACCACCATCCACCTCCCCCAGTGTCAACTATGGTGACAGTCGGCGTGGTAGTGCACTGGTgccagaagaggaggaggagccagagGAGGAACAGGAGGTGCTGATTGGCCGATGGAGGCGGTTAAGTGTAGAGGACGTCAGTGCACACTCATTCTGCAGTGCCGGACGTGCTTCACCATACAGCTTTTCTGAGCAGCACTTCTCCGTCCGACCTGCCAAGATCCGGCTTGGTCCCCTCTACAGCAGCTTCCAGGAGGGAAGTGACGCTTATCGGCACCATGGTGCCGCCCTGCTGGATCAGTTCTCCAGCACTGATCTCCGTAATACACACTTGTACAGCACAGAGGACGAGACCCAGGAGGTGGAGCAGCAGGTGGCTGGACTCGAGCAAGaatatgaggatgaggaggtggATGTGAGTCCAAACAGCTCCAACGAGTCACTGGAAATCGGATCCATGGACATTGGTGCTGAGCTGCAGTCATTTCAGCAGGACCGGATCAGCACCTCTCCTCAGGAAAGAAGTTCTCCGACGACTCAGGCAGCATCACAGTACCAGACATTCACCAATCTGGGCCTGACGAGGAAGGACAGTCTCACGAAAGCACAGCTCTATGGCACTCTGCTCAACTGA
- the si:dkey-174m14.3 gene encoding brain-enriched guanylate kinase-associated protein isoform X1, whose amino-acid sequence MRADVHTHNMKKIYIGKTGLKSSRAGCKHQKKSSLQEQKDELRKRLSFTTQKLELLESEFDSTRQYLETELRRAQEELDKFTDKLRRIQSSYSALQRINQDLEDKIHRTTQHHDDEKRALSQEIIVLNTHLMEAKITIEKLKEDNDLYSKDCNLAAQLLQCNQSQYRAQLSELPADFLERLSLHIEDSSPICRSPYSDPIPSSALSNVLEKPEEASRSPSPTRHELHEPREHPGFLIGTPVSGNERLGLGLRGVAKCDVYSSDTALYCPDERRRERRPSVDLHRFPHFNTSVGGASSSYSSFSGGGSEEKGAEPPYSTTSSPQHHGIYMEWRDGVEYEHKSDDSWERESPSAFSVSHVYQNGGSPLYSGAMSCYSEPYEPLPPSTSPSVNYGDSRRGSALVPEEEEEPEEEQEVLIGRWRRLSVEDVSAHSFCSAGRASPYSFSEQHFSVRPAKIRLGPLYSSFQEGSDAYRHHGAALLDQFSSTDLRNTHLYSTEDETQEVEQQVAGLEQEYEDEEVDVSPNSSNESLEIGSMDIGAELQSFQQDRISTSPQERSSPTTQAASQYQTFTNLGLTRKDSLTKAQLYGTLLN is encoded by the exons ATGAGAGctgatgttcacacacacaacatgaagAAGATCTACATCGGCAAAACGGGCCTGAAGAGCTCACGGGCCGGCTGTAAGCACCAGAAGaaaag ctctttGCAGGAGCAGAAGGATGAGCTAAGGAAGCGTTTGTCCTTCACCACCCAAAAGTTGGAGTTGTTGGAGAGTGAGTTTGACTCCACGAGGCAGTACCTCGAGACAGAACTGCGCAGAGCTCAAGAGGAACTTGACAAATTCACTGATAAACTAAGgag AATACAGAGCAGTTATTCGGCATTACAGAGGATTAATCAGGACCTGGAGGACAAAATCCACCGAACG ACCCAACATCATGATGATGAGAAGCGAGCTCTCAGTCAAGAGATCATTGTccttaacacacacctgatgGAGGCAAAGATCACTATCGAGAAGCTTAAAGAGGACAAT gaTTTATACAGCAAGGACTGCAACCTAGCAGCTCAGCTCCTGCAGTGTAATCAGTCTCAGTACAGAGCTCAGCTCTCTGAG tTGCCGGCGGATTTTCTGGAACGTCTGAGTCTGCACATTGAGGATTCCTCTCCAATCTGTCGCTCGCCGTATTCCGACCCCATTCCCTCCTCTGCACTGTCTAATGTTTTGGAGAAACCAGAGGAAGCGTCACGTTCCCCGAGTCCAACACGGCATGAGCTCCACGAGCCTCGCGAGCACCCGGGCTTCCTGATCGGCACCCCTGTGAGTGGAAACGAGCGGTTGGGTCTGGGATTGAGGGGCGTGGCTAAGTGTGATGTTTACAGCAGTGACACGGCACTGTACTGCCCAGACGAGCGACGTCGTGAGCGCAGGCCCAGTGTTGACCTGCACCGCTTTCCGCATTTTAACACCTCTGTGGGTGGAGCCTCTAGCTCCTACTCCAGTTTCAGTGGAGGTGGGTCTGAAGAAAAAGGGGCCGAGCCTCCTTACAGCACCACCTCCTCACCTCAACACCATGGGATCTACATGGAGTGGCGAGATGGTGTTGAGTATGAGCACAAAAGTGACGATTCCTGGGAAAGAGAAAGTCCAAGCGCCTTCAGTGTATCTCATGTTTACCAAAACGGCGGCTCTCCTCTCTACAGTGGCGCAATGTCGTGTTACAGTGAGCCATACGAGCCCCTACCACCATCCACCTCCCCCAGTGTCAACTATGGTGACAGTCGGCGTGGTAGTGCACTGGTgccagaagaggaggaggagccagagGAGGAACAGGAGGTGCTGATTGGCCGATGGAGGCGGTTAAGTGTAGAGGACGTCAGTGCACACTCATTCTGCAGTGCCGGACGTGCTTCACCATACAGCTTTTCTGAGCAGCACTTCTCCGTCCGACCTGCCAAGATCCGGCTTGGTCCCCTCTACAGCAGCTTCCAGGAGGGAAGTGACGCTTATCGGCACCATGGTGCCGCCCTGCTGGATCAGTTCTCCAGCACTGATCTCCGTAATACACACTTGTACAGCACAGAGGACGAGACCCAGGAGGTGGAGCAGCAGGTGGCTGGACTCGAGCAAGaatatgaggatgaggaggtggATGTGAGTCCAAACAGCTCCAACGAGTCACTGGAAATCGGATCCATGGACATTGGTGCTGAGCTGCAGTCATTTCAGCAGGACCGGATCAGCACCTCTCCTCAGGAAAGAAGTTCTCCGACGACTCAGGCAGCATCACAGTACCAGACATTCACCAATCTGGGCCTGACGAGGAAGGACAGTCTCACGAAAGCACAGCTCTATGGCACTCTGCTCAACTGA